DNA sequence from the Sphaeramia orbicularis chromosome 13, fSphaOr1.1, whole genome shotgun sequence genome:
ACCACCTAGGAGCACAGGTGACGATCCTTCAGACTTCAAAATATTGCTGCAATTACAAAGTTATTGAAATGTTCTGAAGTGCGTAGTACAACTAGTAAAATCCACCTTATCACTGCAGCGAGCGATCGaagcaaagaggaggaggaaatgcAACGGGGGACAGTAAGACAGATCAAACTTTAGCACAGACAAAACTTTGCGCTCCATCCGAAGCAGCTGATGTTTAGTGTACGTATGGTCCATCAAGGAGCAGAGCTCAGAGACCTGACACAAGCAGTGGAAGAGAAAGAGGATATTTTATCTCCTGCTTATTTACACAATGGGACTATAAACTCTGCAAACATTTTAAGaataaaataggaccaagggttctGTAGtcaaacagcatatttaaagacattgacattcatttgacctttcaaggtcacggcaccaaatgaaagctcaTATGCCACTTCTTATCTTTTTGCCAAtgcaattatatcaatatcttcaactgttttgaagttatagcactttgaaagtTTCCCCATTATAAACAAtgcagatttaaaaaataaataaataaataaataaataaataaatatttctttctttctttctttctttctttcttgctttcttgctttctttcttgctttctttcttgctttctttcttgctttctttcttgctttctttcttgctttctttcttgctttatttatttatttattccaaaaatcaacatttcttaattctttgaacaaacttgttaGACCTAGCCCCAAAAAACCTCTGTTATGAATCCCAGTTGAGTCTGGCTGACTGTTTtggagaagattcttgaaaaactgTTTATGGACGGacaacaactgataccaatagtccatcaggcCTTTTGGGCCATTGGACCAAAAAACCCTACAAACAAAAGCACCCAAATTAGAATGTTATTTCCCCATTACAATTTATAGGCCTTTTTGTCAGACATTTTTGGGTCTGTCCAAACAAGAGGATTAGTAATCTTAACCCAAGCAGTGGCTTTCCTATTGTGCTGTCAAAATGTCAGTGAAAATTGGCCTGTTTAGGAAGGTTACCTCAGGGAGAAGACACTCTTCCTTTTTTGCAGCAATGAAAAGGCAAACTATGCCAAGGAGCTGCAGGTTGGCTGTGGTCACCTTAACCTGGCGCAGGGAGCGGTTGAGCAGGTGTATAGCCAGATATAGGGTCTCATCCTGGAAATGCATCATTTCCTATTGgagtgtgttttagtcacatgttaTTCATTTGAGAGGCTAGGCAACTTAAGACATCAAGACAAACTCAGCATGCCACATGTTGTGTTTAACAGGCTTGAAACAATCAAATTGAATATTATGATGGTTAGGTTATGCAGTAAAGAACATACATGAACTTGAATGAGCCAGTCTACCAGGATCGCACGAGTGGCATCAGTAAAGTGCTGGGGCAAGTCAGCATTGGAGAGAGTGTGATGTTTTTGACTTTCCTGCAGGGTGAGGAAAATAGTGTAAACAGATCCAGTCATTTGTAAAAAATGTTGCCATTTTCAGTGCACTCAGGTACCAAGCACTGTTTGCTGATCGATAagatgcagttaaaaaaaaaaaaaaaaaaaaaaaaaaagaagtgccaTGTCCTGGACGCCTCACCATCATATCCAAGAACAGTTCCCAGGCGTACGTATGGTCGAATATGAGGTCCAGTTTCTCCAAGGCCATCTCCACTTCTCGTCGCAGCAGACTGGGCACCAGTGCCTGAAGGCTGTGAAGCCCCTGCAGCCCATGAGGGTAAAGAAACACAGACTCCTCCATGCACCCATCTGCTCcacagaaaggaggagaggacAACATAAGCGGTGACACACAAGCAGCTTGTTTTTCAGCCATCATTTCCACAACGTgagaaattagattttttttgctgcacAAGTCTACATGCATATAGAGCTGATAATAACACTTTACAGCTGCAGGCGTTTTAAAACCTTTACTCAACAATGTAGAACTTGTGGCACATTCAGGACAACTGCTGAAGGGTCAGTGTGTAAAAAAGCTCAGATACCTCTAATATTAATTAGACTTTCAGATGAGCATGTCAGACTGTCTTCATGGAACTCCATGAAGATACTTTCACTTGTCTGTGTGAACATCCTCCTGTCCTGTAGGCAGACAATGAAAGCAGTATTGTACTAATGCAGCATACAAAACACATGCTCTTTAACATCTATTGTGAATAAAAATTATTTCTAGCACAGTAGGATTAGAGCAACATCTGCACATCTGACAGTATTCCTTAAAACcgcccaaaacaaaaaccaagACAAGCTCTATGCTGTGGCACTGGTGCTTAAGCAGGACCATATGCATACCCATCTGCGCTCTGGTTCCATTTTGATGAGGGCCATCCTGGACTCATCTACTACACTCTGCCAGCACTCTTTAGGTCCACAGGCATTAGCCCAAGATTTTAAGGGGGCTCGCCTCTCATCCACCTGAAGAGAAGATAAGGTCTTTGCATTGTTACTGCTGCCATCCTGGAcacttcaaccctttcatgcatactggtcactacagtggacagctattctacagctgttctcttgtatattcatggatttatttatttattttacacacacATATCTTTATAAAAGTTTTAAGAcaatacatatcttttctgacatgaattggtaacattatgtaaatctctcctgagcataaaccctgagaatcacaagccctccccatagttttcacacagtttatcagtaaatacatgtttctgtgagtcaaaaatgaaatgtgtggtgtccagctgagtggacatttttgcaacttcatgaaaaataggttcataagaatttttctatatatatttatttatttttcagaagagaATTTTCAATCacgttgttttcatgcctaaagaggaataaaaacacgaaaaaaatttgattaaggttctcataattcgtacatgaaagggttaaaatgctacAAAGGCTTCAAGCTGGTAGTGCAGTGAGAACAGAACAGAttggtaaaacagctttttgATATGCTGCTTTATTATGGAATAATTTACAAGGGAACTTGAAAGTGTAGGAACTCATTATTTTGGGGGGAAACTAAAGTCCATTTTTAAGGACTTGGTAAATGGGATTCTAAAGTTGTACTGATATTGTGCCTGAATTAGTCTATTATCAGTCCTTCTATGTTTTACTAGGCATTGTATTTATAGTGTATGAAAGTTGTTTATTGTGTCTTGACTTGTTTTCCATCTGTGTTGCTCTTGTTCAGTTGACTGTTGGGAAgagactttttaaccctttcatgcatagtggtcactacagtggacagttcttctccagctgttctcttgtatattcatggattttgttgttttagttccatatcagccaacacagttgacacttatgcatcatctcatacactgacattcataccattactgcaactttgccgttctagataaacctgatctgcgttaacatgtttgagcgcaaaaaaaatgcaaattgttattagattataattaacaggtttttttgttggtgcattttttaaaaaaatttttgtatACTATTTCtataaagtaagtaataactactgtagtattagagtatattaaaatgtgagaaaacatcagattagcagtattaaaatatttctgtttaatagtttttacacagtatatcagaaaatacatgttttattgcttctaaaattaaacacatggtgtccagctgagtggacatttttgtaactccatgaaaaataggttgataaaaaaaacaaacaaacaaaacaaaacacaatcacatattggatttttttcccatgcctaaagaggaataaaaacactaaggaaaaaaaaatcttgattaacgttctcatatgaaagggttaaactcgaTGAGGATTTTGCGTCGTTAAGTAAAGGATCTACTATAAAACCTGTAGTAGTATAGAATCAGGAGGCCAGTTCCAACCCTCTAATCAGAGACTCCAAGACACCTGGTCTTTCAGGTGATGATAATTACAAGCCTTGAAGCTTGAACACCAAAACAACAGTATTTACAGCCTTTAATGGAACAAAAATTGAAAGCCAGCGTCAATAATGGTGCCCAGCTTTGGTGCTTATTTCTACTCGAGATGGTTGAATGAATACTCTAAGTACACACAGTCATTCAAAGTAAGCCGTGCATTTAAAAACAGAACTTTACATGTGGTTGTAACCTCCTCACTTCTCCTCAGTGTTTCTCTGAATGCTTTGGTCGCTCTCACCTTGTTGTGTAAGTCCAGCAGAGGCTTGGAGTCGCAGAACCCAGTCCTGGCCATGACCACAGCCGTGTACCGAGCTCCCCTGCCTGGCCGCTGCAGCTACTTACCCACGGGTGACGGTGGAAAACCGGAGCTTTGAACGCAGCCATACTCTGACGCCGGCTCCATTTAAAGACAGGTGGGCCAGCTGATTGGAGTGGGCCACCTGGGGCACGAGCCGGTGGAGCTGCACTTCCGGTCTCCGCGAGAAACAAGAAGTGTGCACTGtagtcgctttttttttttttttataaatcattctattaatatatttataattagatttttaaaaacatttttcttagaATTTTGAATGCCTTTGAGATAGTTTCCCAGTTacataaaatattgaaaatggAGGTACTCAGTTACATCATTGTAGACACATAGTACATTTTAATACTTTTCAGTTATTTTCTAAATCTACCATATATGTCCTATGTACTTCTAATTCATGTAATTTCAAGTGCTTAAAACTTTTGCACCTTCTCCAATTTGACTAAAATTATACTTGCATTTCTACTTTTATTAAtgtgaagatttaaaaaaaaaaaaaaaaaaaaaaatcctttttttttgtccctatacgggggggctgaaaagttcctAGCCTGACTTAGAAGgaattattccacagcaatgaaacttggcatacattaaccctttcatgcacaaattatgagaaccttaatcaaaattttttcctgagtgtttttattcctctttaggcatgaaaaaaaaacaaaaaaaacaatgcaattgaaaaatttcttctgaaaaataagtaataaataaatacataaataaaaataatttcaaaaatacattaaaaaataacaatgaaaaaaaaaaaaaaatatatgaacctatctttcatgaagctgcaaaaatgtccactcagctggacaccacgtttaatttttgacgcacagaaacatgtatttactgataaattgtgtgaaaactatggggagggcttgtgattctggggtttatgctcaggagagatctacataatgttaccaattcatgtcagaaaagatatgtaatgtcttaaaactttaataaagatatgtgtaaaaaaaaaaaaaaaaaaaaaaaaaaaaaaaaaaaaaaaaaaaagaacaacaaaatccatgaatatacaagagaacagctatagaatagctgtccactgtagtgaccagtatacacaaaagggttaaattcaacctctcctgatattAATTGCATGGTGTCCTTCCAGATAAACGCAcagtggataaataatttaggactttgaaaagtagtaccagagacatttggtgaaccatccgtggcaccgtggtcttatcaaatgtctgcagaaaaaggggttagcccccaaatATATTCATGccgacatggttgctatagggcacaggtgtcaaacatgcggcccgggggccaaatctggcccgctaaaagttccattccggcccttgggatgaaagtgcaaaaatgaacctgaacagtccagactgtccaaatcattttggttcaggttccacatacagaccaatatgatctacagtaaaaataacaacacaataaaccataaataatgataacaacaaattttctttgtgaaaaattatgtggaaaaaattgaagtgaaaaaaaataacattacattgtgaaaatatttacatttacaaaactattctttcacaataaaatgcaaataaatacataaataaaaacaaagataaacaacctgaaatgtgcaattttaacaatattctgcctgttactaaatgttttgtgcatttatggatccactgtgatctgtagttgcgTTAATAATAGGAAATGTGATATTGTAgcaattgttcaaattttagttccaaaccccaaaattttaacaatattctgtctgttaccaaatgtttatgtaacattgtgtataatgtacatgtataaataataagttgaggcataatattgttaaaattgcactaatttttcaaataaaatttctgttttttcaggatattcacttcttttttgtaaatgtaaatattttcataatttgtttgggggggggttgcactaaaacaaaaagaaaaacttggatttgtcattatttacaggttactaagtcattgttttactggtctggctggcttgagatcaaactgggctaaatatggcccctgaaccaaaatgagtttgacacccctgctatatgggatgatgctccagctatatcagctgtgcaaaactgggaagctgaattcaagaggggtagggagaacgagggaggggtgaaaagcaagcattttcatgaaatgtctgtagtagtgcttttcaaagtcctaaattatttatccaatgtgggtttatctggaaggaaaccatgcagttagtatcagaaaaggttgaatttaatgtatgccaagtttcattgctgtggaataactccttcttagtcaggctatgaacttttcagcccccccccccccccccccccccccccccccccgtacatTGTTGAAGTAGCATTTTGCCTCACCCTCtttacatttttaatacttttaatAAATCACTACACAGTATAATCAGTTACTCATTAACTTCGAAGTCAAACactactggtgtaaaatgcatagCAGGCTTACAtattataaaaacacacatacacagatttaTTCAGTAAAAATGTTTACTGGCACATTATAGTTGCAAATGTTATAAGCTACCATATTGTAGCAGGTATCACCCGTTACATTGTAAGTCTTGCAAAGGGGGGCTAAGACTGTCTTCCAAGACAATGTCCTCCCCTTAAAGATTGCTTTTTTTCATTGCCCTCTGAGCCTCAACTAACAGcaacaagcaaacaaataaaaaacaaaacaaaaaaatccttgTTACACCAGAATCAGGTGTGACATTCGTGACTGCTAATCACATTCAAATATACAGAGAAGCAAGGTAACCATAGTAAAGCTGCAAATCAAATACTACAAAGCTGCAGGCCTCCCCTTCTACTAATGCTGCATTCGccatcaagcttttttttttttctctttttggtaTTTACACAATAGTGAGGAGGCACTTCTTGTGCCTGTGTATGCCTACAGGAGAGGTCAGGGGTATTAACTTGCATGTTTAGCTGTGAAGCATTGCTTAAAGCGTGGCCAGCAGCGAGGTTCAGTGTATGGCTTCACAACCAATATTTAAAAAGTTCAGCAGCACCCCCTTATGGCCATGACAGCAATGAAGGCAAATCCACAGTGGAGTCCATCAGTGCAGGTTCTGATAGAAGGTCCTGCTGTTTCCAAGGCAGGACACTAGGCTAGAGTATGATGGCTGTGCCTGAGCCAGTGAGAAGAGGTGCTGGAGTTGTGAACTGTAAATCAAAGCCATTTCATCACATTATCATCAACAGGAACTGGGGCCACCTGCTGCACAACGATAAGTAAAAATATCTGCTGTTTTTCTGTGCTCACTCAATCCTCTCTCAGTCACGCTCTCATACCTCACTCACACAaacgtaaataaaaacaaatgtgtgaCATGAGGGGTATCCCAGAGAGTCATAGACTTTATAAGCTGCTGTTGAGGTGATCATCTGTACAGAACTTTACAAAAAATATTAACTGTCATACTTTTCCCAAGCGTGCAGAACAAACCAATGGATGTCTTTTCTATTTGTTCAATATCACCTTAAAAgtacaaaattatttttaaagTGTTCTGCAAAATGGGACAAAGTTGTCAAATTAAGGTATTAGATTTATGAGGGAGATACTCTTCAAATTAATCAAAAGCGTCTATTAGTTTCCATAATTGTGCTACTTATACACTGTGACTTCAATCATTTGTCTTGGTGAAGTGATGATATGCACAGGTTAAATTCAGCATCAACTCACTGATCAGAACTACTTTAGTTAAAATAATCAACTGGAAACCCCCTTAAATGAAGAACTTAATCAAAAAGAAAGCAGTTTAAAaacttttaatatatatattttatataatgtatactTAGACAAGACAGTGTGTCTTCAAGATTTTGAGaaataaatggacaaaacaaagaaaaaaaaaatcaacaaaagcaaaataatgacaaacaaaaaatgtcttGATGATGATGAACATCTCTTCCAGCAATATGGAATATGCTTGCGTCAATGTGAGCACTTCAGTCTGCTGTCCACAACCCCTCTCAATCATGTGCCGTCATGACTCCGAAGCATGCAGGTTCTCATTTCATCTACACAGTAAGTCAGGTGATGTTTTGAAATGATCCATCTTACTGCAGGTTGAGAGTTGGTCGACCAGCTTGTGAAGTGTTTCGTTGGAATGTAAAACCCTGCAGACTGATGCTGCAGGCAGACAACTACATAGATTTAAGTGCTTGGACACAGCATTACAGaaaacacaagcaaaaaaaaaaaaaaaaaagacttgatatCAAACATGGAATCATGTGAAGTGTTAAACTTCCACTTAGTTTTTGGCCTCATTAGAAAGACTTGCCAGcaatttaactctttcattcTTTAAATACGGGAACATTCAGAggcttatttaaaaaatatatttttaaaaacttaCACTGATATTACAAATAGAAAAGGGAATAACAGATCGGTGCCTAACTCTTCAGCTAGGAAGTAAGAATTACTGAAATGTGGAGAGTTTGTCTAAACTGGTCGCTGGACAGATTGGGGGAAACTTGTTGAAAATTGAGGATAATAGTTGGATCTCTATTCTCCTCTTTCCTTCCAATCTTTACATCGTAACATGTAGAGCAACTGGCCTTGATGAAAACAGCTCCAAACTGAAGATGGCTATGTGGTCAGTCAGTATGAAAAGCTAAACAGTGACATGAATCTTGCAGCATCACTTGGATTTGAATGAATGCAGTTTGAAAAAGCAATGCCATGCAAGAGATCTAAGGTTCTAATCCTAACAGAGCCAATTTAGCGACAAGCTGGTCATAGCTCATCAGAAGTTGCATGCTGGTTCCCTTTAAAAAGGCCATTGAGTGTGCTGTGTAGTGTCCTCTCCTATTGATATTCCAGCAATAGTTCAGTTTTTAAAAACATGCATAAACAGACACAAATGGATGGTTGAGAATCAGAATGGTTGGTCATACATTCTCTTGCACTCGTATGCACACATTCAGACATCCACTCACCCTTTCgcaaaaaacacacatgcagtgcaaacacagaaatggcagccctcctcctcctcttccccatCCCACCCCCACTGTAGGAACAGTCCCACACTTGATTTGTAACAGCAAGTTCCAGAAAGAGCACTTgttaaagaaaagaggaaaaaaaaaaaaaaaaaaatcacaaaaatgcagAAATATGGCTTTACATTTAAAACTGTAACAATCGATCAAATAAAAATTAGTCTGTTTCCCCGAATCTTTTCCATTTTCCTAATTCTGATTATAGTTTTTAAAATTCTATCAAGTAcggttgtatatatatatatgcagtctATGCATGGGTTGGTTTGTATGTGTGACTATGTGTAGCATGGGTACAGCTGGTAAAGAGGTGGTACTTGCTGGCATAACCTGGTTTTCAAAGTGTCAAGGCTTTGATGTGGTGCCCAGTGTAGTGCAGCAGAGGTCCTGCAGGGAAGCCTAAAGCCACCCCACAGAGGACGTAAAGAGACAAAGCTGCCAGTCTATCCACACAAACCTGCTGAGGTCAGTCATTCAAGGCCTGTGTGTTCATTTTCAAACTCTttgatccatgttttttttttctgatttgcctttatgtgtgtgtgcatttaagACTGAATGAAAATGTGTCTTGTGCCAGTTTTGTTTGTGTCACTCGAATTCCCCAGCAGTGCAAGTGTGTATGTGGGATTGTGATTGTGTGTAAGCCTGCCTGCTTGTTCAAGAGTGTGAGTGATCATTCCCGTATGCTGGCAGAGTAGGAGAACTGAGGGAAGTGTGTACGCTGATCTGAATCCTCTGCATCCAAGCTGTCATCTGGAGTATGAAAGAGAAgacgaaaaacaaaaatcaacacatGCCTTAAAATGTGTACACATGCGAGTCCAGCCACTAATGACAGATGCACAGCAGTACATTTACTTACACTTGTCGGGAGGAGTTATTGTAATGGTTTGTGCTGTGAACTCATCATCGAAGTAACGCGTGTCTGTTTCTGATGTTACCTGGGGCTTGAAAGGTGGAATGAGCTGCGGTGACAAAAGACGTCAGTCAATAGTGTATCATTTTTACACCGTACATCTTGTTTCAAACAACAGATCACAGGTCTCCCCTTCCCACCACTAACCTTTTTGTCGATGACATCCTGCCAGTTGATAGAGGTGAAGAACTTATGGCTCATCACTTCTTTGGCGTCATCTGGTCCGCCTCCGAGCCTGCAAACAAACAACATCATCACCCACTCACCAACAACCTTTTCTCTGAACAGATAATTGCACAAACACTATTATAACAAATGTACAACAACCACATTAAACAGTGTTGTTCACTTTGCACTTCTATTTACCAATTTCATTCTTAATTTCCTTTCTACTTATGGGTGCATGTGCACTGAGCCTGCAGGCAGTGCCCAATGTGCTAATATTAGCAAGTCTTTGACTGTTACCAGACCACTGGGGTTTGAACAAAACAACAATCAATTATGTCCTTGTTTATAGCCGTTACTCTGTACCAAAAGGAATCAAGAAGGAACAAAGGCTCAAATAATGCGGTTACTTATTTTATAGCTGAATACATGGTGCCCTCAAGCACAGCAAAGATTCAGAAATTAGCGAGTGTGAGGGGAAAAGTGCCAAATCCCTGGAAGAAAATGTTTTCTCCCCCAGGGTGGAATCAGTCATTCTGTTCAGTAGGTACATTTACACAACAAAGACTACAAAACTATTACTAGTACAAAATtacatcaacaaaaaaaacaatatcatttatatttagtctttacAGAGTCTTGCAGCACAAATACCACATCATATGGTATGTAAACCCTTTTCAATTATTGTCTGCGTGTTTTGCACCTCTCATGCTCATTGGTTAGTATTTTTGGGTTCACTCATGCCATGTACCTTTGTTTGGGGTCCTTTTTAAGCAGACCAGCTAACAGGGCCTTGGCCTCAGGAGCCAGGTTCTTGGGAAAGCGGATCTCTTCCATCAAGATGAGCTCAAAGAGACGCTCGTGGTCCTGGTTGTAGAAGGGCAACCGACCACACATCATCTCATACATGACCACACCCAGACCCCACCAGTCCACCGCTCGACCATAGTCATTGTCCTCCAGCACCTGGCACAGAAAGAAAAAATGCACTGTAGGAGAACACCAAGAAAATACAAAATGATtctgggtgtattcacacctgaaaagttctttggtccgcttattggattaggatcaaatgcggactttatttttttcatttgggttggatcgcattcacattgcactttttgctagtggaccaaaatgcgtgaacagaagcatgcatgtgacgaactgcgctagaattggacagaaaagtcggaggcgggtgaatcagagacagccggtgttgatgaaaatagacatgGTGTTCcgacatacagttatcattttcggaatataaattgtatttttacagacaccaatttacgaaaataatgttaacactcaagaaaagttcagttggagccagtttcataatacgggcatctgaccaaatgtcgatggcacattcaatttcctcattgctccacgtctgtccacagctcataacTGCCGCTAGTAGCTCTGACCaaccgtaaacctcggctacttccagcggctacggtggctcgtcaagcacaaaaaggcacaagattccttggtttggttcagtttgaggtcaattatattcacaccagaagtgaaccggcccagagtccgtttggaagcggacccagaccgtccgcttgtttggttcgaatcagagttcgcatgtttgtattcacacctaaaaaaaaagtccggattttcgggggaaacaaactctggtccgttttaaacggaccaaacgtggtaggtgtgaatacaccctctgACTAACATAAGGTGTTAGGTTACCTCTGGGGCAAGGTACTCTGGGGTTCCACAGAAGGTCTTCATGGTGGCACCATCTGTGATCCCCTCTTTACACAGACCAAAGTCTGTTATCTTTATGTGGCCATCCTTGTCTAACATCAGGTTCTCGAGCTGAGCAGAGAAAGGACAGTTTAATTAGATGACAGCTGAAGAGGAAAAAGACTGACACACAGAATGCGGTGGAAAGCAATTCTATATAAGGAAATAGAGGCAACAAactggttttgtctgtttttgcatAGCTCAGTATCGCTGGTGCTTTACAGTTTCAACAGTATACAACATCCTCTATATCCTGTCCTTTCTGtatgttattttattgtatcAGTGACACAGATTCACTGAAATAGGTGTTTACAGTGAAATATTACTTAAAAAAGAATCTGAGCCAAAAGCACATCTTACCTTTAGATCCCTGTAAACTACATTCCGTGAGTGCAGGTACTCCAGTGCTGACACTATTTCTGCACCATAGAATCGCGCCCTGTCTTCAGTGAACACTCTGTCTCGAGATAAGTGAAAGAAGAGCTGCAAAGGAATAAGACATACAGAGAGTAATGAGGGAATATCAATTTTTGAACATGTCTGTGTATGTCCACATTAATCACACAGCAGTCTctacaacacacagaaacacaaaggctacatccacactaatgcataatcattttaaaatgaaaacaatctcCATCCCCACAATCATTTTTGGCAAATTGCTCAAATAACAGCTTGCCTGCTGAACACAACAGCTGTTAGAGACAACACATACAAAAACACCTGTAATCTAGTGTCCATGTTGAATTAAGAGCTGTTAGTCAAGGCTGATGT
Encoded proteins:
- the ccnp gene encoding cyclin-P produces the protein MARTGFCDSKPLLDLHNKVDERRAPLKSWANACGPKECWQSVVDESRMALIKMEPERRWDRRMFTQTSESIFMEFHEDSLTCSSESLINIRDGCMEESVFLYPHGLQGLHSLQALVPSLLRREVEMALEKLDLIFDHTYAWELFLDMMESQKHHTLSNADLPQHFTDATRAILVDWLIQVHEMMHFQDETLYLAIHLLNRSLRQVKVTTANLQLLGIVCLFIAAKKEECLLPEVSELCSLMDHTYTKHQLLRMERKVLSVLKFDLSYCPPLHFLLLFASIARCSDKVVWMGRYLLELSLFEGQCVVFLPSQLAGAALCLARQVLQEPPTPEGEAAWCLAFSIHIGSEMVLLSIMRILASAAAKAQTQDTCATFIKFSSPETMHVSRHPALNIATGVLDVWS
- the akt2 gene encoding RAC-beta serine/threonine-protein kinase; the encoded protein is MNEVSVVREGWLHKRGEYIKTWRPRYFILKSDGSFIGYKEKPEVSSDHSLPPLNNFSVAECQLMKTERPRPNTFVIRCLQWTSVIERTFHVDSNEEREEWMRSIQAVANSLKSQQQDEEPMEIKYGSPSDSSGTEEMEIAVSKSRTKVTMSDFDYLKLLGKGTFGKVILVKEKATGMYYAMKILRKEVIIAKDEVAHTVTESRVLQNTRHPFLTTLKYAFQTHDRLCFVMEYANGGELFFHLSRDRVFTEDRARFYGAEIVSALEYLHSRNVVYRDLKLENLMLDKDGHIKITDFGLCKEGITDGATMKTFCGTPEYLAPEVLEDNDYGRAVDWWGLGVVMYEMMCGRLPFYNQDHERLFELILMEEIRFPKNLAPEAKALLAGLLKKDPKQRLGGGPDDAKEVMSHKFFTSINWQDVIDKKLIPPFKPQVTSETDTRYFDDEFTAQTITITPPDKYDSLDAEDSDQRTHFPQFSYSASIRE